A segment of the Pseudoalteromonas piscicida genome:
CTCGCGAGTAGCCGAAGCGCGGGTGAAGAAATTGACTTTATGGGTGAAAAAATCGAAGTTCTGGATGTTGAAGAATTCGATTTTTCTAATGCCCATATCGGTTTGTTTTCAGCGGGTGGTGCCGTGTCAGAGAAATATGCACCAATCGCCGCTGAAGCTGGCTGCATTGTGATAGATAACACCTCACATTTCAGATACGACTTTGATATTCCATTAGTAGTTCCTGAGGTGAATAAAGACAGTCTTGCAGATTTTAGAAATCGTAACATCATTGCTAATCCAAACTGCTCTACAATCCAAATGCTAGTGGCACTTAAACCAATTTATGATGCCTATGGCATTGACAGAATTAATGTCTCAACTTACCAAGCGGTATCTGGCGCAGGTAAAGAAGCGGTAGATGAGTTGGCTAAGCAAACTGCAAACTTAATGAATGCAAGACCGATGGAAAACGAAGTATTTAGCAAACAAATCGCTTTTAATGTCATTCCTCAAATTGATGCGTTCCAAGAAAATGGTTACACCAAAGAAGAAATGAAGATGGTGTGGGAAACGCAAAAAATCTTGGGCGATTCGAGTGTTTTGGTTAACCCGACTGCGGTTCGCGTTCCTGTGTTTTTCGGTCATGCTGAAGCCATTCATCTTGAAACGCGCATGCCTTATGATCTTGAACATGTTAAGCAGTTACTTGCTGATGCGCCGGGTGTTGAGCTAATTGAAGACGAAAATGATTACCCAACACCGGTAAGTGATGCAAGTGGTAACGATACCGTCTATGTAGGTCGTGTAAGGCAAGATATTTCACATCCACTAGGCTTAAACTTATGGGTGGTATCAGACAACACTAGAAAAGGTGCCGCAACAAATAGCATCCAAATTGCAGAAGCCCTGATAGAAAGCTATCTATAAGTACCCATTGATATCGCAAAGTAAGCAGAGTTTTGCTTACTTTTCCGCGCTATAACGGCAAACTTCTGCCAAGAAGTTTGCCGTTAAGTCAAATACTTGACTATTCTTCACCTATATCAGCTATTCCAAAATCAGTAAAAAGCATTATAACCATGTTAACTTTCAATACGTTGCAATGGATATTCCAACATATCTGGTTTATAGTTTGCATTTGGAATAGAGCTTGCTTCAAAGCCATAATAATAAAACGTCGTTTAACGGGTGTTAAACATTTGAGTAAAGGATCGGCATGCGCGGTTTAGCCTTATTTAGTATCTTTGTATTCGCACTGATTGCCACACCAGTATATACCCAAGAGGGGGTAGTGCTAAAAGGCCCTAAAGGGGTTGATTATGGGGCTCAAGGTCGGTCAATAGGGCCTATCAGACCCACGGATACATTGTGGCGTATAGCACAAAAAGTGCGACCAGATGACTCGGTCACCATTTATCAGGTGATGAAGGCGCTTTACGATAAAAATCCTAATTCATTTCTAGATAAAAACCTCAACCATATGCAGGATGGGGCGTATTTACGTATTCCTACCATCAATGAAATTCGCAGTGTTAACCCTGAGTTGGCAAAGCAAAAGTCGGATCAAGATGACAAACTTTGGGAAATGAAGCGTAAGGGATTATTGAATCCAAATGCAATATACGAAGCCGAAAAAAAGGTTACACAAGCTCGTAAAGTCGATGTAGAAGAAGCAAAAGAAGACCTGACTAATCAACTGCGCTCTTTAAAAATGGAACAGGACATGCGCCTGATGGACTTACAAAAAGAGTTCAAATCCTCGGTGCGTAATGTTGAAGAAATCCTATCCGAAAACAATAAATTAAAACAGCAGCTCGGCGCTATTTCTACTGAACTTCAAACGGTTCGTACCCAACTTGGTAAAGACAGCGAAATCCAGCAACAGCTCAAGGCTGTTATTGACTTGCAAAATGAAATGATTGATCAGCAGGCAGCTCAGGCAAAAGCGCAAGAAAGTAGCGAGTTAAGCACATTCTTTAGCTCACCAGCTGGCATTGCGTTACTTGCCACATTACCGGCACTACTGGCAATTGCTGGATTCGTTATGTTTCTACGCCGAAGAAATCAATCTCAAGCGTCGACAGATGACGACGATTTTCTTCCGCAAACACCATCTGTGGCTGCAGGCGCTGCGGCGGCGGGAGCTGCAACCGCTGCGACTGCATTTGACCCTGAGCCAGACCCACTTGATATCGGAATGGGCGACGATGAAGACGCACTGGGCGCAAGCGTACAGTTAGATGACGATATCTTACCTGAAGACGATGAAATTACCTTTGACTCACTTGATGACGACTTCGATGAAGGAAGTGATACGTTAGACCAAGATGAATTAGATAGCTTACTAAATGAAGATATTTCGTTTGATGATGATCATGATGAAGACTTTATGCAACAGAGCTTTGACGAGACTGGTGATGAAGTTTCGCTTGATGTTGATGATGGCCAAGATATTTTAAGTGACAGCGATCTTGATGATTTGTTCAATGAGTCTCAAGATGAAGAAATTGATGTTAGTGATGATGCCCTTGCAGCCCTGAGCGAGGAACTCGCTGATGAGCAAGCTGGTGCTGTTGCAAACGATGATGATATCGATTCAATTCTTGACGGTGCGCTAGATGAAGAGCCCGAATTTAGCGGCAATTTTGATAGTGAGAGCTTAGTCGATGCCGATGATATCGATGCGCTACTTGATGCCTCTCAAGATGCTGACGATGATGCATTGCCTGATTTTGAGGAACCAAGCACTGAGCTTGCGGGTGATGATATTGATGCCCTGTTAAATGAAGTGCAAGACGATACGTTAGCTGAAATTAACGAAGAGTCAGATATGCTCGACGGTGATGATATCGATGCTTTATTGGATGAAGCGCAGGAAGATACGTTGCCGGAATTAGAGGAAGAATCCGGTGATCTTGCTGGTGATGATATTGATGCTTTATTAGATGAAGCGCAGGAAGATACGTTACCGGAATTAGAAGAAGAGCCTAGTGATCTTGCTGATGACGATATTGATGCTTTATTGGATGAAGCACAGGACGATACGTTGCCGGAATTAGAAGACGAGTCCGATGATCTAGCTGGCGATGATATTGATGCTTTATTGGCTGAAGCACAGGACGATACGTTGCCGGAATTAGAAGAAGAGCCTAGTGATCTTGCTGATGACGATATTGATGCTTTATTGGCTGAAGCACAGGACGATACGTTGCCGGAATTAGAAGAAGAGCCTAGTGATCTTGCTGATGACGATATTGATGCTTTATTGGCTGAAGCACAGGACGATACGTTGCCGGAATTAGAAGAAGAGCCTAGTGATCTTGCTGATGACGATATTGATGCTTTATTGGCTGAAGCACAGGACGATACGTTGCCGGAATTAGAAGAAGAGCCTAGTGATCTTGCTGATGACGATATTGATGCTTTATTGGCTGAAGCACAGGACGATACGTTGCCGGAATTAGAAGAAGAGCCTAGTGATCTTGCTGATGACGATATTGATGCTTTATTGGCTGAAGCACAGGACGATACGTTGCCGGAATTAGAAGAAGAGCCTAGTGATCTTGCTGATGACGATATTGATGCTTTATTGGCTGAAGCACAGGACGATACGTTGCCGGAATTAGAAGAAGAGCCTAGTGATCTTGCTGATGACGATATTGATGCTTTATTGGCTGAAGCACAGGACGATACGTTGCCGGAATTAGAAGAAGAGCCTAGTGATCTTGCTGATGACGATATTGATGCTTTATTGGCTGAAGCACAGGACGATACGTTGCCGGAATTAGAAGAAGAGCCTAGTGATCTTGCTGATGACGATATTGATGCTTTATTGGCTGAAGCACAGGACGATACGTTGCCGGAATTAGAAGAAGAGCCTAGTGATCTTGCTGATGACGATATTGATGCTTTATTGGCTGAAGCACAGGACGATACGTTGCCGGAATTAGAAGAAGAGCCTAGTGATCTTGCTGATGACGATATTGATGCTTTATTGGCTGAAGCACAGGACGATACGTTGCCGGAATTAGAAGACGAGTCCGATGATCTAGCTGGCGATGATATTGATGCTTTATTGGATGAAGCGCAAGAAGATACGTTGCCGGAATTAGAAGAAGAGCCTAGTGATCTTGCTGATGACGATATTGATACTTTATTGGATGAAGCACAGGACGATACGTTGCCGGAATTAGAAGACGAGTCCGATGATCTAGCTGGTGATGATATCGATGCTTTATTGGATGAAGCGCAAGAAGATACGTTGCCGGAACCGGAAGAAGAGTCCGATGATCTAGCTGGCGATGATATTGATGCTTTATTGGATGAAGCGCAAGAAGATACGTTGCCGGAATTAGAAGACGAGTCCGATGATCTAGCTGGCGATGATATTGATGCTTTATTAAGTGAAGCGCAGGAAGATAAGTGGCCGGATCTTGAAGAGGAAGGTAGTGAGTCTACAGAGGACGAGCTCGATGCATTAGTAGACGAAGTACCAGAAGACGCATTAGCAGAACTTGAAGAAGAATCTGATGAACTTGCCGATGACGAACTCGATGCATTAGTTGACGAAACACCAGAAGATGTTTTGCCAGAGCTAGAAGAATCTGATGAATTGGCCGATGACGAGCTCGATGCATTAGTTAACGAAACACCAGAAGGTGTGTTGCCAGAGCTGGAAGAAGAATCTGATGAACTGGCCAATGACGAACTAGATGCATTAGTTGACGAAACACCCGAAGATGTTTTGTCAGAGCTGGAAGAAGAATCTGATGAACTTGCAAATGACGAACTAGATGCATTAGTTGACGAAACACCAGAAGATGTTTTGCCAGAGCTAGAAGAATCTGATGAACTGGAAAATGACGAACTAGATGCATTAGTTGACGAAATACCAGAAGATGTTTTGCCAGAGCTTGAAGAAGAATCTGATGAACTGGAAAATGACGAACTCGATACATTAGTTGACGAAACACCAGAAGATGTTTTGCCAGAGCTGGAAGAAGAATCTGATGAACTGGCCGATGACGATCTTGATGCATTACTAGACGAAGCGCCAGAAGGTGATTTGCCAGAGCTGGAAGAAGAATCTGATGAACTGGCCAATGACGATCTTGATGCATTAGTTGACGAAACACCAGAAGGTGATTTGCCGGAGCTGGAAGAAGAATCTGACGAGCCTGAACTGGGGTCTGAACAGCATTTAGCAGAGTCTGAGCAAACGGAGTCAGGACACTTGTCTGGTATGTTGGATGAAGAGGATGCTATTCCTGAATCATCTGAAGAACCGGTGGAAGATACATTACAGTCCGATCTAGCCAATGAAGCAGATTTTAGTGATGAGAATGTTCAAGCTGACGACGACAGTGAATTTGAAGATCCTGATTTAAAAAGTGTTGATGAGCTATTACAGGAGCTTCAAGCCGAAGAACAGTTTGAGTTGGATGCTGAACTTGAAGACGACTTTTCGGATGAAGAAGTTGAAATTGAGCTGGGAGATGATCCACTTAATGACGAAGTGGATTTACTGGCAGAAGAAGAGTTTCTTGACGAAGAAGATCTGCAACCAAGCGCAGAGCTAGATAGTTACCCTGAGCTGGAACTTGGCGAAGAGCTTGAAACTACTGACTCGCAAAGCGAAACTGAAAAAGCACTATCAGAAGCATTATCCAATGACGCTCAATTTGATATAGAGGATGGGCTTGATGACGATCTTCTCGACGATGAAATCTCTGGCTTTGATGAAGATAATTTACCTGAATTTAGTGCGGATTTCGACGAAGATACCTTGCTTGAAGACGAGCCTGAAGCGCCGGTCGAAGCAGCAGAAAGTGATACACTTGAGTCTGAGCCTGAGCTTGAAATCGAAGACGAGCTACCAGAGTTAACTGCGGATTTCGACGAAGAGACTTTGCTTGCTGATGAGCCTCAAGCACCAGTCGAAGAAGCAGAAAGGGATACGTTTGAGTCTGAACCTGCACTTGAAATCGAAGACGAGCTACCAGAGTTAACTGCGGATTTCGACGAAGAGACTTTGCTTGCTGATGAGCCTCAAGCACCAGTCGAAGAAGCAGAAAGTGATACGTTTGAGTCTGAACCTGAGCTTGAAATCGAAGACGAGCTGCCAGAGATAACTGCAGATTTCGATGAAGAGGCTTTGCTTGAAGACGAATCTGAAGCGCCGCTCGACAAAGCTGAAAGTGATGCGCTTGAGTCTGAACCTGAGCTTGAAATCGAAGATGAAGAGACTTTG
Coding sequences within it:
- a CDS encoding aspartate-semialdehyde dehydrogenase; the protein is MSQKYNVAVLGATGLVGKQIIELLAERKFPVDTLYPLASSRSAGEEIDFMGEKIEVLDVEEFDFSNAHIGLFSAGGAVSEKYAPIAAEAGCIVIDNTSHFRYDFDIPLVVPEVNKDSLADFRNRNIIANPNCSTIQMLVALKPIYDAYGIDRINVSTYQAVSGAGKEAVDELAKQTANLMNARPMENEVFSKQIAFNVIPQIDAFQENGYTKEEMKMVWETQKILGDSSVLVNPTAVRVPVFFGHAEAIHLETRMPYDLEHVKQLLADAPGVELIEDENDYPTPVSDASGNDTVYVGRVRQDISHPLGLNLWVVSDNTRKGAATNSIQIAEALIESYL
- a CDS encoding FimV/HubP family polar landmark protein; translation: MRGLALFSIFVFALIATPVYTQEGVVLKGPKGVDYGAQGRSIGPIRPTDTLWRIAQKVRPDDSVTIYQVMKALYDKNPNSFLDKNLNHMQDGAYLRIPTINEIRSVNPELAKQKSDQDDKLWEMKRKGLLNPNAIYEAEKKVTQARKVDVEEAKEDLTNQLRSLKMEQDMRLMDLQKEFKSSVRNVEEILSENNKLKQQLGAISTELQTVRTQLGKDSEIQQQLKAVIDLQNEMIDQQAAQAKAQESSELSTFFSSPAGIALLATLPALLAIAGFVMFLRRRNQSQASTDDDDFLPQTPSVAAGAAAAGAATAATAFDPEPDPLDIGMGDDEDALGASVQLDDDILPEDDEITFDSLDDDFDEGSDTLDQDELDSLLNEDISFDDDHDEDFMQQSFDETGDEVSLDVDDGQDILSDSDLDDLFNESQDEEIDVSDDALAALSEELADEQAGAVANDDDIDSILDGALDEEPEFSGNFDSESLVDADDIDALLDASQDADDDALPDFEEPSTELAGDDIDALLNEVQDDTLAEINEESDMLDGDDIDALLDEAQEDTLPELEEESGDLAGDDIDALLDEAQEDTLPELEEEPSDLADDDIDALLDEAQDDTLPELEDESDDLAGDDIDALLAEAQDDTLPELEEEPSDLADDDIDALLAEAQDDTLPELEEEPSDLADDDIDALLAEAQDDTLPELEEEPSDLADDDIDALLAEAQDDTLPELEEEPSDLADDDIDALLAEAQDDTLPELEEEPSDLADDDIDALLAEAQDDTLPELEEEPSDLADDDIDALLAEAQDDTLPELEEEPSDLADDDIDALLAEAQDDTLPELEEEPSDLADDDIDALLAEAQDDTLPELEEEPSDLADDDIDALLAEAQDDTLPELEEEPSDLADDDIDALLAEAQDDTLPELEEEPSDLADDDIDALLAEAQDDTLPELEDESDDLAGDDIDALLDEAQEDTLPELEEEPSDLADDDIDTLLDEAQDDTLPELEDESDDLAGDDIDALLDEAQEDTLPEPEEESDDLAGDDIDALLDEAQEDTLPELEDESDDLAGDDIDALLSEAQEDKWPDLEEEGSESTEDELDALVDEVPEDALAELEEESDELADDELDALVDETPEDVLPELEESDELADDELDALVNETPEGVLPELEEESDELANDELDALVDETPEDVLSELEEESDELANDELDALVDETPEDVLPELEESDELENDELDALVDEIPEDVLPELEEESDELENDELDTLVDETPEDVLPELEEESDELADDDLDALLDEAPEGDLPELEEESDELANDDLDALVDETPEGDLPELEEESDEPELGSEQHLAESEQTESGHLSGMLDEEDAIPESSEEPVEDTLQSDLANEADFSDENVQADDDSEFEDPDLKSVDELLQELQAEEQFELDAELEDDFSDEEVEIELGDDPLNDEVDLLAEEEFLDEEDLQPSAELDSYPELELGEELETTDSQSETEKALSEALSNDAQFDIEDGLDDDLLDDEISGFDEDNLPEFSADFDEDTLLEDEPEAPVEAAESDTLESEPELEIEDELPELTADFDEETLLADEPQAPVEEAERDTFESEPALEIEDELPELTADFDEETLLADEPQAPVEEAESDTFESEPELEIEDELPEITADFDEEALLEDESEAPLDKAESDALESEPELEIEDEETLLADEPEALVEEAERDTFESEPALEIEDELPELAADFDEETLLEDEPDAPAEEAESETLESEPDLEIEDELPELTADFDEEALLEDEPEAQVEEAESDTFESEPGLEIEDELPELTADFDEETLLADEPEAPLDEAKSDALESEPELEVEDELPELTADFDEETLLADEPEAPLDEAKSDALESEPELEVEDELPELTADFDEETLLEDEPEAPVKAAESDTFESEPELEVEDELPELTADFDEETLLADEPEAPVEEAESDTLESEPELEVEDELPELTADFDEETLLADEPEAPVEEAESDTLESEPALEVEDELPELTADFDEETLLADEPEAPVEEAESDTLESEPELEVEDELPELTADFDEETLLEDELPELNADFGEETLSEFNDEDDLETLLSEPQTESELPEVNEAEIEKEFMADFTQADFDALLSELDDPSDFDAGNAEDFEVDFDSLLQDELVAGEAQALPTDAEGTEDYLEIEDLLEQSDDLDGDVEPYVGANMDVGLGDFEELLAGENTTDVDLEDEGFAAKLDLAKAYIEIQDYDSAISTLNDVIENGPDSVQAEAKSLKSSLTEP